The Bdellovibrio bacteriovorus W nucleotide sequence CTTTGATTAATAAACGCTTTGCTGGTGTTTATAGCAGAGGGGCCACACCTGATCCCATTCCGAACTCAGAAGTTAAGTCCTCTTGCGGCGATGGTATTGCACGGGCAACTGTGTGGGAGAGTAGCACGACGCCAGCTCTATTTTACTTAAAACCCGTTAACGAAAGTTAGCGGGTTTTTTTTTGCCTAAATTCAAAAAAAAATAAATCGTAAAAATGAAATGCGCGAGTTCCGTCTTTTTCTATTACTTATACAAAAAGAATAGGTATCTAGAAAACACACTCTCTTTATTTGATGATTAGAAAACTAAATAGCTAAAATAGAAAGAGCCCCTTAACGGAGCTCTTTTACAAGGTTTTTCCAGAAGAGTTCAAAGTTCTCAATAAAAGGTAAATGGCCAAGTCCTGGAAGTTCATAAAGCTTAGAGCCTTGAATAGCCTGTGCCGTCTTTTTACCAAGGACTTTATAGTCACCCATGAGTCTTTGCTTCTCCGGGGTTGCCCACGCTTTACCAATGGCCGTTGTGTCTCGATTACCAATAATTAAAACCGTGGGGGTTTGTAACTGCGAGAACTCGTAAACCACGGGCTGAGTGAAGATCATGTCGGCTGTAAGAGCCGCATTCCAAGCAATGAGCTCCTTATCTGGACCTTTAAGCCATCCGATTGGAATTTCGGTCCAACGATCATAATCTGATTTCCACTTTCGATCATAGTAGTGCGCCATTTGATAGTTTTTAATCGACTCCGGTGTTTGCTGGAGTTCATTTTTGTACAGTTCGTCGATGGGTTTATAACTTGTCAGGATCTTGTAATCTTCAAGCCCAATGGGATTCACCAAGAAAAGTTTTTTCACGCCTTGAGGGAACATCAATGTGTATCTCGTTGCGAGCATTCCACCCATTGAATGACCGAGAAGAAAATGATTGGTAACAGCCAATGAATCTAAAAGTAGCTTCGTATTACTTGCTAGAGTTTGGAAGGAGTACTGATAGCTCGCGGGCTTGCTAGATTTACCGAAACCAATTTGGTCTGGAATAATCACACGATAACCTTCTTGGTTTAGACCTAGAATCAGTTCGTGGAAATAAGCTCCAGAGAAATTTTTCCCGTGAAAAAGAACGATAGTCTTACCTGTGTTCTTTCCAGAGGGAATATCCATATAAGCCATCTTCATCTTTTGATTTTGGCTTTCAAATTCAAAGTACTTCACTTCAAAAGGATAAGTATAACTAGATAGTAGGGAATCAAACCCCTCTTTGGCGGCGGCTGTATTTTCTATTTCGACTTTATTATTCAAGTTCGGAAGAGTTGTCGAGGTAGATGGATAAGTGTGTGCACATCCAATCAGAAGTGCACAGGAACAAAGAGCCAATAAAAAATGCTTTTTCATTATTCAATCCTATTGGGATTTCTGAGGTTCTTCAGGAGTTTCATTCTCGCGATTGAGCTCTTGCATTGTATAGGTTCTGCCAATTTCAAAGAGCTTATTCTGTGATTTAATATCAAAGAGGCTTGCTTGGATAATAACGCCAGGGTTGGTTTCATCAGGTAGATCCATGAACTCAAGCTCTAGGTAAGTCGTACCATCCTTCACTCGCTCAAACTGAGGTCTTTTCTTACCCATTAAAGCTTTAGCCAAAGAAGAGTTCATGCGCGCTTGAATAGTTGCGATTTGCTTCCACTCTTCTGGAAGCTCACCTGCTTCGTTCAATGCTTTGAAGTCATTATTAATCAGTTGAATAAATTGATCGGCCGGAGTGAGCTGAACGCAAGGTGCAGATTCTGTTTTAGTAAATGACTTTAAAATTCCTTCATCTTCCATGGCAAAAAAAGCAATTGCACCCGCAGCTAATATAATAATAACGCCCAAAATTTTAGTCATAAAGAGAGTCCCTTATGGAGTGAGGTTTTCTATATATTATTGAGGCTGCAAGAGGCTCCCTCAATAAGCATGAGGCTCTCAAGCCAAAATCGCATCTTTGGCCTAGCCCCAAGAGAAGAGCTAAATATTTGAAAAAACTAAAGAACTGTACGGCGCAAAATGGCCATTGTTAAAAGTTTAGACAACTCAATGTAAAAAGGTAAGGCCTTGTCGTCCGATAAAGCCTTCTCAAATCAACAACTTAGGAAAAATAGAGATTTTGGCACTGAGCTTGGATAGTGAAAGGGTGAGAGAGGTGGTTTATGAAAACACTCACCAAAATTTCTGTGCTTTCGTTAATGATGGGGCTTTATATTGGCTGCTCGCCTGTAAAGTTCTCTTTGGACGATAGTAAATGTAAAGACTCTGGATGTATCGTTGAACAGGGGCAATACTCCTTCAACTACTCCGTGACGGCTGGACATGGCAAAGTCGATATTCTTATCGTCAATGATAACTCGGCATCAATGTCATTTGAGCAAGCCCGTCTCGGTGAAAGATTCAGAGACTTCATCGGTGATTTAGACGCACGTAAAATCGACTATCGAATTGCAATGACAACAACGGATGTCTCGGGTTCACGTGGAGGCAAGCTTCTATACTTTGAAGCAAATACTCCTTACTTGACGCCAAAGAATGCAAATCGAGAAGCTCTTTTCAGGAACACTCTTCAGCGTCCAGAGACTTTGGCTTGTGAGAAGTTCATAGCGAACTGGATTCGTAATCATGGTGGTGATAGAAGATCTATTGATGGCCCAGCTTACTCAGCAGAGTACGCAAGAAATTGTCCATCAGGAGATGAGCGTGGAATTTACGCCGCGAACCTAGTGGTTTCTAATAATCCATCATCATTTATCAGAAACGATGCTCACTTAGCCGTGATTTTCCTTTCAGATGAAGATGTGCGCAGTGGTCTTTATAACCAAGGTTACGATCTTCACAATTTAGATCAACCAGCAACACTTGTAAGCACAGTTAAGAGCAAGTTCGGTCAAGCAAAATATAACTCGTTAAGTGTTCACGCGATTGTTGTAAAGGACGCGCAGTGTTTGGCAGATCAGAACAATCAAGTGCTTGATAACTATGAACCAACTCGTGGTCTTGTTACAGGTAGCTACGGTCATGTGTATTTAACTTTCCCTAATAATGGTTGGGGAGCTTCAGCAAATATTTGTTCTTCAAATTATCAAGGAGAGCTAGGAGCGATTCGTTCAAATATCACGGATACGATCAAAGACATCATGTTGAACTGTTCGAATCCAACAAACTTAGTAGTGACTGTTTCTGGAGCAAACCCAGGTCATTGGATGGAAGGAAAGACACTCAAGTTCTCTCAAACATTACCGGCAGGTGCATCAGTGAACTTGTCTTATAAATGTAGTTCTCTTAACTAAGAAATAATTTGAACTTACTAGTTTAAAAAAGCCCACAGAGATGTGGGCTTTTTCTTTGAGCATTAGAAACTGCCCCCCTCAGTCTCTCGCAGCCTATAACTCGGACATGCACTCATCTGTATGATGTGATTGAGTGCGTTTATAACTCTCACTAAAACACATTTCAGCTGTACCAGTTGAACTAGAATTATCATGCTTAAACTATTCGCATCCCTGGGGTGTGAGCGTGAAGAGTTGAATGAGATTTTTCTATTCAGAATTAAGTTAGAAATCTGGAATACTTTGCTTTCTCCTCTGTATCATAATGCTTGGAATAGCGAAGGAAATTATCATAATTAACAGGATTTACTGAGATTTTGTCGAACTTCTAAACAGAATTTAAATATTTTAGGTAAGTCTTTA carries:
- a CDS encoding hydrolytic enzyme (COG0596 Predicted hydrolases or acyltransferases (alpha/beta hydrolase superfamily)), which codes for MKKHFLLALCSCALLIGCAHTYPSTSTTLPNLNNKVEIENTAAAKEGFDSLLSSYTYPFEVKYFEFESQNQKMKMAYMDIPSGKNTGKTIVLFHGKNFSGAYFHELILGLNQEGYRVIIPDQIGFGKSSKPASYQYSFQTLASNTKLLLDSLAVTNHFLLGHSMGGMLATRYTLMFPQGVKKLFLVNPIGLEDYKILTSYKPIDELYKNELQQTPESIKNYQMAHYYDRKWKSDYDRWTEIPIGWLKGPDKELIAWNAALTADMIFTQPVVYEFSQLQTPTVLIIGNRDTTAIGKAWATPEKQRLMGDYKVLGKKTAQAIQGSKLYELPGLGHLPFIENFELFWKNLVKELR
- a CDS encoding hypothetical protein (COG0188 Type IIA topoisomerase (DNA gyrase/topo II, topoisomerase IV), A subunit) → MKTLTKISVLSLMMGLYIGCSPVKFSLDDSKCKDSGCIVEQGQYSFNYSVTAGHGKVDILIVNDNSASMSFEQARLGERFRDFIGDLDARKIDYRIAMTTTDVSGSRGGKLLYFEANTPYLTPKNANREALFRNTLQRPETLACEKFIANWIRNHGGDRRSIDGPAYSAEYARNCPSGDERGIYAANLVVSNNPSSFIRNDAHLAVIFLSDEDVRSGLYNQGYDLHNLDQPATLVSTVKSKFGQAKYNSLSVHAIVVKDAQCLADQNNQVLDNYEPTRGLVTGSYGHVYLTFPNNGWGASANICSSNYQGELGAIRSNITDTIKDIMLNCSNPTNLVVTVSGANPGHWMEGKTLKFSQTLPAGASVNLSYKCSSLN